In the Setaria italica strain Yugu1 chromosome VI, Setaria_italica_v2.0, whole genome shotgun sequence genome, one interval contains:
- the LOC101785978 gene encoding serine carboxypeptidase-like 51 isoform X1 produces MSPVASLSQVAMAPRPFVALLLLLCAAAAFVLAADAAGTADGSEEWGYVQVRPKAHMFWWLYHSPQRVDNGRTPWPTVLWLQGGPGASGVGYGNFMEIGPLDSELKPRATTWLAKADLLFVDNPVGTGFSYVEGGDKSLMARTDAEAARDLVALLCALYRDNPRLRASPLYIVAESYGGKFAVTTALAALRAVEQGRLRANLAGVALGDSWISPLDFVMSWGPLLYQVSRVDEKGLQQCNSVAAKIKDQVEKQQFADAEESWSELESVVLENSNSVDFYNFLKDDAPSDATTTTAQRKRSTLSSFRSKKGYSGYLESMAAASQEGGFEGLMNTVIKKKLGIVPKDVSWGEESGDVFDALAGDFMKPRIQEVDQLLKLGVNVTIYSGQLDLICATKGTMDWVQKLKWDGLKSFMDSPRKPIYCNKEGQSGTQAFVRSYKNLNFYWILGAGHMVPIDNPCPALKMLADITRSPAK; encoded by the exons ATGAGCCCTGTAGCGTCCTTGTCGCAGGTAGCAATGGCGCCGAGGCCGTTCGTCGCGCTGCTCCTGCTCTTGTGCGCCGCGGCTGCcttcgtcctcgccgccgacgccgccggcacGGCCGACGGCTCCGAGGAGTGGGGCTACGTCCAAGTCCGACCCA AGGCGCACATGTTCTGGTGGCTGTACCACAGCCCGCAGCGCGTGGACAACGGCAGGACGCCATGGCCGACCGTGCTCTGGCTGCAGGGAGGTCCG GGCGCGTCGGGCGTCGGGTACGGCAACTTCATGGAGATCGGGCCGCTGGACTCGGAGCTCAAGCCCCGGGCAACCACCTGGCTCGCCAAGGCCGACCTCCTCTTCGTGGACAACCCCGTGGGCACGGGCTTCAGCTACGTGGAGGGCGGCGACAAGAGCCTGATGGCGCGCACGGACGCCGAGGCGGCGCGCGACCTCGTCGCGCTGCTCTGCGCGCTCTACCGCGACAACCCGCGCCTCCGGGCCAGCCCGCTCTATATCGTCGCCGAGTCCTACGGCGGCAAGTTCGCCGTCACCACGGCGCTGGCGGCGCTCAGGGCCGTCGAGCagggccgcctccgcgccaaCCTCGCCGGGGTCGCCCTCGGAGATAGCTGGATCTCGCCACTCGACTTCGTG ATGTCGTGGGGGCCATTGCTGTACCAGGTGTCCAGGGTCGACGAGAAGGGCCTGCAGCAGTGCAAcag TGTGGCGGCGAAGATCAAGGATCAGGTGGAGAAGCAGCAGTTCGCGGACGCCGAGGAGTCGTGGTCGGAGCTGGAGAGCGTCGTCCTCGAGAACTCCAACTCCGTC GACTTCTACAACTTCCTCAAGGACGATGCGCCGTCGGACGCCACGACCACGACGGCGCAGCGGAAGAGATCGACCCTGTCCTCGTTCAGGAGCAAGAAAGGCTACTCGGGGTACCTCGAGTCCATGGCGGCGGCATCGCAGGAGGGCGGCTTCGAAGGTCTCATGAACACGGTCATCAAGAAGAAGCTCGGCATCGTCCCCAAGGACGTCTC GTGGGGAGAAGAGTCAGGGGATGTCTTTGACGCCCTCGCGGGTGACTTCATGAAGCCCAGGATCCAAGAGGTGGATCAGCTGCTCAAGCTCGGCGTCAATGTTACCATCTACAGCGGCCAG CTCGACCTCATCTGCGCGACCAAAGGCACCATGGACTGGGTTCAGAAGCTCAA GTGGGACGGCCTCAAGAGCTTCATGGACTCACCCAGGAAGCCCATCTACTGCAACAAGGAAGGCCAATCCGGCACCCAAGCCTTCGTCAGGTCCTACAAGAACCTCAACTTCTACTGGATACTCGGAGCTGGACACATG
- the LOC101785978 gene encoding serine carboxypeptidase-like 51 isoform X2: protein MSPVASLSQVAMAPRPFVALLLLLCAAAAFVLAADAAGTADGSEEWGYVQVRPKAHMFWWLYHSPQRVDNGRTPWPTVLWLQGGPGASGVGYGNFMEIGPLDSELKPRATTWLAKADLLFVDNPVGTGFSYVEGGDKSLMARTDAEAARDLVALLCALYRDNPRLRASPLYIVAESYGGKFAVTTALAALRAVEQGRLRANLAGVALGDSWISPLDFVMSWGPLLYQVSRVDEKGLQQCNSVAAKIKDQVEKQQFADAEESWSELESVVLENSNSVDFYNFLKDDAPSDATTTTAQRKRSTLSSFRSKKGYSGYLESMAAASQEGGFEGLMNTVIKKKLGIVPKDVSWGEESGDVFDALAGDFMKPRIQEVDQLLKLGVNVTIYSGQMEVLLAQ, encoded by the exons ATGAGCCCTGTAGCGTCCTTGTCGCAGGTAGCAATGGCGCCGAGGCCGTTCGTCGCGCTGCTCCTGCTCTTGTGCGCCGCGGCTGCcttcgtcctcgccgccgacgccgccggcacGGCCGACGGCTCCGAGGAGTGGGGCTACGTCCAAGTCCGACCCA AGGCGCACATGTTCTGGTGGCTGTACCACAGCCCGCAGCGCGTGGACAACGGCAGGACGCCATGGCCGACCGTGCTCTGGCTGCAGGGAGGTCCG GGCGCGTCGGGCGTCGGGTACGGCAACTTCATGGAGATCGGGCCGCTGGACTCGGAGCTCAAGCCCCGGGCAACCACCTGGCTCGCCAAGGCCGACCTCCTCTTCGTGGACAACCCCGTGGGCACGGGCTTCAGCTACGTGGAGGGCGGCGACAAGAGCCTGATGGCGCGCACGGACGCCGAGGCGGCGCGCGACCTCGTCGCGCTGCTCTGCGCGCTCTACCGCGACAACCCGCGCCTCCGGGCCAGCCCGCTCTATATCGTCGCCGAGTCCTACGGCGGCAAGTTCGCCGTCACCACGGCGCTGGCGGCGCTCAGGGCCGTCGAGCagggccgcctccgcgccaaCCTCGCCGGGGTCGCCCTCGGAGATAGCTGGATCTCGCCACTCGACTTCGTG ATGTCGTGGGGGCCATTGCTGTACCAGGTGTCCAGGGTCGACGAGAAGGGCCTGCAGCAGTGCAAcag TGTGGCGGCGAAGATCAAGGATCAGGTGGAGAAGCAGCAGTTCGCGGACGCCGAGGAGTCGTGGTCGGAGCTGGAGAGCGTCGTCCTCGAGAACTCCAACTCCGTC GACTTCTACAACTTCCTCAAGGACGATGCGCCGTCGGACGCCACGACCACGACGGCGCAGCGGAAGAGATCGACCCTGTCCTCGTTCAGGAGCAAGAAAGGCTACTCGGGGTACCTCGAGTCCATGGCGGCGGCATCGCAGGAGGGCGGCTTCGAAGGTCTCATGAACACGGTCATCAAGAAGAAGCTCGGCATCGTCCCCAAGGACGTCTC GTGGGGAGAAGAGTCAGGGGATGTCTTTGACGCCCTCGCGGGTGACTTCATGAAGCCCAGGATCCAAGAGGTGGATCAGCTGCTCAAGCTCGGCGTCAATGTTACCATCTACAGCGGCCAG ATGGAGGTGTTGCTGGCACAGTAG